Genomic DNA from Providencia sp. PROV188:
AGCTGCAAATAATCGTTTTGCCACTGACAGTTGTTTCTCTTCGTTGGCAAGATCTAAACCATAACCCGATTTCATTTCCACAGTAGTGACGCCTTCACGGATCAACGCTTCTAACCGCGGTTTCGACACCTCATATAACCCATCTTCACTCATGGCTCGTGTGGAGCGAACGGTAGAATTGATCCCGCCACCTTGTGCGCTAATCGTTTCATAGGAGACGCCATTCATACGCTGTTCCCACTCTGCGGCTCGGTTACCACCAAACACTAAGTGGGTATGGCAATCAATTAGTCCCGGCGTGATTAAGCGACCTTCAACATCAATGATGTGGCAGCCGTTGGCATCAACTTTGTCGCTTGGGTGAATGGCAATGATCTGCTCACCACGAATGATTAAATCGTGATTTTCCAATAACCCATATGCCGTTCCAAGTTCACTATTCATTGTGGCGATCCGCCCATTACGCCAGATCACATCATTTGCGTGTGCTTTAAATAACATAAATCATCCCATGGCAGCAGAAACCCGATTCGGCTTCACATATGAAAGGTACAGATATAAACGTATAGATATGTATATACAATTAGACTACTTATCGGTCTGTTGTCAATGTTTACTCTCGTAAAAGTTATAAATTTGTTACGTAGCGCTAAAAATATTCTATGATAACTGTTCATGGGAAAAATGGGTTACACTACGCTCCGTTTTGTGGGTTCTGTTTTGCCCATCCAAGAAAGCATCATTTATTAACAATTGATTTATAAACAATGACTAAAAATAAATTCGCCTTAGAAGACGGCGACATCAATCTCTTTAAAGACGCTATTCAAGGTGCTAAGAAAATTCACCAAGACCAAATAGTGCATGCCCCTATTCGTGCGAAAGTCACTCAACCATCCAGTAAAAAAGTTCAGCAAGAACAAGTGGATGCTTCATTTTATTTTTCTGATGAATTTCAACCACAGCTAGATAATGAAGGTCCTACTCGTTATTTAAGACCGGATGCCAACCCGTATGAGCTGAAAAAATTACGTCGTGGAGACTATGTGCCGGAGTTATTTCTGGATCTCCATGGGTTAACCCAAATGGAAGCGAAACAAGAAATTGGCGCGTTAATTGCAGCCTGTAAGCGGGAAAATGTCCATTGTGCCTGCATTATGCATGGACACGGTAAGCATATTTTGAAACAGCAAACACCTCTATGGCTTGCCCAACATCCTGATATTGTTGCTTTTCACCAAGCCCCTAAAGAGTGGGGTGGTAATGCTTCGCTGCTATTATTAATTGAAACGACTGAGAGTGCTCGCCGTTAAGCACTCACTTCGTTTAGTTTTCATCCCCTAGGATGCTCAAACTTAAGATTGAGCCAACGAAATCTGCGATGGGCTGAGCATCCATTCTAAATGGCATTTCATCTGCTCAGTATCCACCTCAACGCATGCAATCGTCGATGTCGTGAACATTGGCGGTGCTTCGTGGGGACATAGCTCCGAGACCAAATAACCAACCAGTGGCAGATGCGAAACCACCAAAACTGCCTTGGCACCACTAAATGCATAATCTCGAATTTGAGAGGCAACCCAATCCGCATTTCCTCCGGGGGTTAGCCCTTCCATGATTTGCGCTTGCGCTGGCAACGATAATTCCTCACGCATCACTTGTAATGTCTGTTCCGCGCGCAAATAGGGGCTCACTAATACGGTATCAATTTGAGGTTGGCGGGCTTTTAGCCATTTCGCCATCAGTACCGAATCATCTTTTCCCTTTTGGGTTAATGGTCTCGCTGAATCACTCGCCGCCTGAATTGCAGCATCACCGTGACGCATAATATAAACTTGCATAATCCACCATCTGTGCCGCAGTCCCACAGGAGAATACGGGTCTTTTTGTTAAGATAATTATTGTTAAAGATAACCATCAGTTGGGGTGAGGAGAGATTCTGCAACAAACCCGTTGCAAATAAAATGATTTACATTGTTTTTTACTGACATTTTTTGTCATTCAGCCATAAAAAAACCTGATAACCACAGCGTTTAACTGTGGCATCAGGTTGATTAGACAGCGATTATCGCTTATTAAA
This window encodes:
- the smrB gene encoding endonuclease SmrB, whose protein sequence is MTKNKFALEDGDINLFKDAIQGAKKIHQDQIVHAPIRAKVTQPSSKKVQQEQVDASFYFSDEFQPQLDNEGPTRYLRPDANPYELKKLRRGDYVPELFLDLHGLTQMEAKQEIGALIAACKRENVHCACIMHGHGKHILKQQTPLWLAQHPDIVAFHQAPKEWGGNASLLLLIETTESARR
- the sixA gene encoding phosphohistidine phosphatase SixA: MQVYIMRHGDAAIQAASDSARPLTQKGKDDSVLMAKWLKARQPQIDTVLVSPYLRAEQTLQVMREELSLPAQAQIMEGLTPGGNADWVASQIRDYAFSGAKAVLVVSHLPLVGYLVSELCPHEAPPMFTTSTIACVEVDTEQMKCHLEWMLSPSQISLAQS